One genomic segment of Helianthus annuus cultivar XRQ/B chromosome 14, HanXRQr2.0-SUNRISE, whole genome shotgun sequence includes these proteins:
- the LOC110907017 gene encoding ATP-dependent DNA helicase PIF1-like: MIHKHAFEALDRTLKDILMPDCSNSEALPFGGKVIVFGGDFRQILPVVPNGSRQDIVNASLSSSYIWNKCKLLRLTKNMRLTVGMNHGDIDKTKEFAKWLLDIGEGKLGGRNDGEALIDIPQELLITESTNPIGNLINFVYPSILESFNDPNYFQERAILAPKNDVVHEINDTLLAMFPGDHKEYLSSDSICQSENVTDHIRHNVYPPDVLNGLKVSGMPNHKLVLKVGVPIMLLRNLDQKNGLCNGTRLQVVKLGDRIIEAKVISGNNIGTRTFIPRINLSPSDKRIPFKLQRRQFPIAVCFAMTINKSQGQSLSKVGLFLKQPVFTHGQLYVAVSRVKSIDGLRMLILDVEGNVTNKTTNVVYKEIFSNL, from the coding sequence ATGATTCATAAACATGCCTTTGAAGCATTGGATAGAACCTTAAAAGATATATTGATGCCTGATTGTTCAAATAGCGAAGCTTTACCATTTGGAGGAAAGGTAATTGTATTTGGTGGTGACTTTAGACAGATTCTTCCTGTTGTTCCTAATGGCTCTAGACAGGATATCGTGAATGCTTCTCTGAGTTCGTCATATATATGGAATAAATGCAAGTTACTTAGGCTAACAAAAAACATGAGGCTTACTGTTGGCATGAATCATGGTGATATTGACAAGACAAAAGAGTTTGCTAAATGGCTTTTGGATATTGGCGAGGGAAAACTTGGTGGTCGCAACGACGGAGAAGCTCTTATTGATATACCTCAAGAACTGTTGATTACTGAGTCCACTAACCCTATTGGTAATCTGATCAACTTTGTGTATCCGTCAATACTTGAATCGTTCAATGATCCAAATTAtttccaggaaagagccatactTGCTCCTAAGAACGACGTTGTTCACGAGATAAATGATACCTTATTAGCAATGTTTCCTGGTGATCATAAAGAGTATCTAAGTTCAGATTCCATCTGCCAATCGGAGAATGTAACTGACCATATTCGACACAATGTTTACCCCCCCGATGTTCTAAATGGTCTTAAGGTTTCAGGAATGCCGAatcataaattggttttaaaagTTGGTGTTCCTATCATGCTGTTACGTAACCTTGATCAGAAAAACGGTCTGTGCAATGGTACAAGATTACAAGTTGTAAAACTTGGTGATCGGATTATTGAAGCCAAAGTGATTTCTGGTAATAATATTGGTACTAGAACTTTTATACCAAGGATCAATCTTTCCCCCTCTGACAAACGAATACCTTTCAAGCTACAAAGAAGGCAATTCCCGATAGCTGTGTGTTTTGCAATGACGATAAATAAAAGTCAGGGACAGTCTTTATCTAAGGTTGGTTTGTTTCTAAAGCAGCCTGTTTTCACTCACGGACAACTATATGTTGCAGTTTCAAGAGTCAAAAGCATTGATGGTTTAAGGATGTTAATATTAGATGTTGAGGGAAACGTTACTAATAAGACTACAAATGTTGTATACAAAGAGATATTttcaaatttatag
- the LOC110907015 gene encoding uncharacterized protein LOC110907015 produces the protein MSHIRKGSSASDKDLRNINVTSGTPLSDISNFDTCSNIDKIEAVERTKARRIYGNNKRFNTSSSQTQATLNYSTHNNKENVTSSTSTFYNRSLCTPGININFSSGISYSETHNTYLPFSTNPSHDISNDKDEAAKRRKARRIILNSKRLNKNSTQTQSSLTSYTPSKENISPNTTFTLNKSPFSVLSSINVSSASSNFNSGNIASSSGIPRNITSNSASVMIPSSCTTIPPNTVIASDEPSPLIRMSSGKRKLVRKRRNLTPIPIIDLTTDDDNEVADIIDQHLKGVSKDYLDHGDQIIVCRTCSAKLWKAEADRGEQKRNKPNYFLCCAYGKVLLPDFKQPPEILKDLYVGVSAKSKFFLKNIRRYNSMFSFTSMGGRIDKTINRGNAPYVFRLSGQNYHTIGSLLPDDGKEPKFSQLYIYDTDNEIFNRQNAVGGSNTSFTIVESAFDVQIIEELTLMLDTHNALVKIYRQARNSLNENPYIDLKLCLIGKRSKDGRTYNLPEASEVAALVIGDLTQAVENRDIVVKTRSGRIERISELHPSYLSLQYPLLFPYGEDMYRVDILHRGLNPDTNSKRPMCTMREFFAYRLQDRVDKFSLIHNAKRLFQQFVVDAYTMIESERLFYIRRQQTHLRSETVQNIQNASNAGKKDMSKIGTRIFIPSSFTGGSRYMMQNYLDAMSLCKWFGYPDFFITITCNPKWPEVQRFLKDTTIRPEDRPDILCRIFKIKLDAITKELKEGKLLGRVNSVVYTVEFQKRGLPHAHICVFMHSDSKILSVDQLDPIISAEIPDIAEDPELYKLVADYMIHGPCGPLNMNCPCMIDRKCSKKFPKKFVNETCLDKKGFPVYRRRDSGLSVVKSRVNVDNRYVVPYSKVLLKRYQAHINVEWCNQVGSIKYLFKYINKGPDRTTLRVVESGNQDEQEPVVDEIEKYYDCRYISACESVWRIFSYDIHYRYPAVIRLPFHLHGQQNVVYGADDDIDDVLNKPSVASTMFLSWMKCNEKLPEARNLTYVEFPSKYVFKLRTRSWDIRKRHPSIGRIHSVFPSAGEAYYLRILLNKVKGPKSFEDIRTVNGTLYPTFRDACYALGLLDDDNEYIEAIKEANLSGSATYLRTLFGTMLMSGSLSRPDFVWEKTWTYLSDDILYRQEKHLNVDGLNYSDEEIKNLALLEIEKFLLRNNSSLRNYSNMPYPDDESISSSNNRLINEELSYFQNTMEDELNNMLLLLTDEQRNVFDQIMESVRTNKGGVFFVYGYGGTGKTFLWKTLSAAIRSKSEIVLNVASSGIASLLLSGGRTAHSRFSIPLNLNEDSLCRMKPGSELACLLKKHNLLYGMRLL, from the exons ATGTCTCATATTCGTAAAGGTTCATCCGCATCAGATAAAGATTTACGTAACATAAATGTTACTTCAGGAACTCCTTTGTCTGATATATCTAACT TTGATACATGCAGCAACATTGACAAAATTGAAGCTGTCGAAAGAACAAAAGCTAGAAGAATATATGGAAACAATAAAAGATTCAATACATCCTCATCGCAGACTCAAGCCACACTAAATTATTCAACTCATAATAATAAAGAAAATGTAACTTCATCCACATCTACCTTCTATAACAGATCATTATGTACGCCTGGTATAAACATCAATTTTTCGTCTGGTATATCATATTCGGAAACTCATAATACGTATCTTCCTTTTTCAACAAATCCTTCACATGATATTTCcaatg ACAAGGATGAGGCTGCAAAAAGAAGGAAGGCTAGACGTATAATCTTGAATAGCAAAAGATTGAATAAAAATTCAACACAGACTCAATCGTCACTAACCTCTTATACGCCAAGTAAAGAGAATATTAGTCCGAACACTACTTTTACGTTGAATAAATCACCTTTTAGCGTCCTCTCAAGTATCAATGTCTCTTCTGCTTCATCTAATTTCAATTCAG GAAACATTGCATCTTCCAGTGGTATTCCAAGAAACATTACAAGCAACTCAGCATCAGTCATGATACCTTCTTCGTGTACTACAATTCCACCAAATACTGTTATAGCATCAGACGAACCTTCACCATTGATAAGAATGTCATCAGGAAAGCGGAAATTAGTAAGAAAACGACGAAACTTAACACCTATACCTATTATTGATTTGACAACAGATGATGATAACGAGGTTGCAGATATAATTGATCAACATTTAAAAGGTGTTTCAAAAG ACTACTTGGATCATGGTGACCAGATTATCGTGTGTCGAACGTGTAGCGCAAAGCTATGGAAAGCAGAGGCGGATAGGGGAGAACAGAAGCGAAATAAACCTAACTATTTCCTTTGCTGTGCATACGGCAAAGTTTTGTTACCTGATTTTAAGCAGCCTCCTGAAATTTTGAAAGATCTATATGTTGGCGTCAGTGCGAAGAGCAAATTCTTTTTAAAAAACATTCGTCGTTATAATTCTATGTTCTCATTTACATCCATGGGAGGAAGGATTGACAAAACTATCAACCGTGGAAATGCACCTTATGTCTTTCGATTAAGTGGTCAAAATTATCATACTATTGGGAGTCTATTACCTGATGACGGAAAGGAGCCAAAATTCAGCCAGTTGTATATATACGACACAGATAATGAAATATTTAATCGACAAAATGCAGttgg GGGGTCAAACACTTCTTTTACAATAGTTGAGTCAGCTTTTGATGTTCAGATCATTGAGGAACTTACACTTATGTTAGACACTCACAACGCTTTGGTTAAAATTTATCGACAAGCTAGAAATTCTTTAAACGAAAACCCTTACATCGACTTGAAGCTTTGTCTAATTGGTAAAAGATCCAAAGATGGTAGGACATATAACCTTCCTGAAGCTTCTGAAGTTGCTGCATTAGTTATTGGAGATCTGACTCAAGCTGTTGAGAATCGTGATATAGTAGTAAAAACAAGATCTGGTCGGATTGAGCGCATAAGTGAATTACATCCTTCTTATCTTTCTCTACAATACCCTCTTTTATTTCCATACGGAGAAGATATGTACAGGGTTGACATTCTTCATAGAGGTCTCAATCCAGACACGAACAGCAAACGTCCAATGTGTACTATGCGTGAGTTCTTTGCTTATAGACTACAAGATCGTGTCGATAAGTTTTCTTTGATTCATAATGCAAAAAGACTTTTCCAACAATTTGTTGTTGATGCTTACACTATGATTGAGAGTGAAAGGTTGTTTTACATACGGCGACAACAAACTCATTTGAGGTCAGAAACTGTTCAGAATATTCAGAATGCAAGTAATGCTGGAAAAAAAGATATGTCAAAAATTGGAACACGTATATTTATTCCATCTTCCTTCACTGGCGGTTCTCGATATATGATGCAAAATTACTTAGATGCAATGTCTTTGTGCAAATGGTTTGGGTATCCAGATTTTTTCATCACTATTACGTGTAATCCAAAATGGCCGGAGGTGCAAAGGTTTTTAAAAGATACAACGATAAGGCCTGAAGATAGACCGGACATTTTGTGTCGAATTTTCAAGATAAAACTAGATGCCATaacaaaagaattgaaagaaggcAAGTTGCTCGGTAGAGTTAATTCTG TTGTCTATACTGTTGAGTTTCAAAAACGCGGACTTCCTCATGCACACATATGTGTTTTCATGCATTCTGACAGCAAGATTCTATCTGTTGACCAACTAGATCCAATCATTTCTGCCGAAATTCCAGACATAGCCGAGGATCCAGAGTTATATAAACTTGTGGCAGACTACATGATTCATGGTCCGTGTGGTCCTCTCAATATGAATTGTCCTTGCATGATCGATCGTAAGTGTTCTAAGAAGTTTCCTAAGAAATTTGTTAACGAAACATGTTTGGATAAAAAAGGATTTCCAGTTTATCGTCGAAGGGATTCTGGCCTATCTGTTGTTAAATCACGTGTGAACGTAGACAATAGATATGTTGTTCCATATAGTaaagttttgttaaaaagataCCAGGCGCATATTAACGTTGAATGGTGCAATCAAGTTGGTTCTATCAAATATTTGTTCAAGTACATTAACAAAGGCCCAGATAGAACTACTCTTAGAGTTGTTGAAAGTGGAAATCAGGATGAGCAGGAACCTGTAGTCGATGAGATAGAAAAGTATTATGATTGCCGGTATATTTCTGCATGCGAATCTGTTTGGAGAATCTTTTCATATGATATTCATTATCGATATCCCGCAGTTATTCGATTGCCGTTCCATTTACATGGTCAGCAAAACGTAGTATATGGCGCAGACGATGACATTGACGATGTTCTTAACAAACCATCTGTTGCTTCTACTATGTTCTTATCTTGGATGAAGTGTAACGAAAAATTACCGGAGGCACGTAATCTTACTTATGTTGAGTTTCCATCAAAGTATGTTTTTAAATTAAGAACTCGCAGTTGGGATATAAGGAAACGACATCCTTCAATCGGTAGGATTCACTCGGTCTTTCCTTCAGCTGGTGAAGCATACTACCTCAGAATATTATTGAACAAAGTAAAGGGACCAAAATCTTTTGAAGATATTCGTACTGTAAATGGTACTTTGTATCCAACTTTCAGGGACGCATGCTATGCGCTAGGGCTTTTGGACGATGATAACGAGTACATTGAAGCTATAAAAGAAGCTAATTTGTCTGGAAGTGCTACTTATCTACGTACGTTATTTGGAACAATGCTGATGTCTGGTAGTTTGTCTAGACCTGATTTTGTATGGGAGAAAACATGGACGTATTTATCGGATGACATTTTATATAGACAAGAAAAACATTTGAATGTTGATG GTTTAAATTATTCTGACGAAGAAATAAAGAATTTGGCGTTGTTAGAGATTGAGAAGTTCTTACTTCGTAATAATTCATCTCTGAGGAACTATTCAAATATGCCTTATCCTGATGATGAGTCTATTTCTTCGTCTAATAATCGATTGATCAACGAGGAGTTATCTTATTTCCAAAATACCATGGAAGATGAGTTGAATAATATGTTACTACTTTTAACAGATGAGCAACGTAATGTTTTTGATCAGATTATGGAATCTGTTAGAACAAACAAAGGTGGTGTCTTTTTTGTTTACGGATATGGTGGCACCGGTAAGACCTTTCTTTGGAAGACATTGTCGGCAGCAATTCGAAGTAAGTCTGAAATTGTTTTAAATGTTGCTTCAAGCGGTATAGCTTCTTTGCTACTTTCTGGAGGTCGAACAGCCCATTCTCGATTTTCCATCCCCCTGAATCTAAATGAGGATTCTCTTTGCCGCATGAAGCCTGGATCTGAACTTGCGTGTCTTTTAAAAAAACACAACTTATTATATGGGATGAGGCTCCTATGA